A genome region from Natranaeroarchaeum sulfidigenes includes the following:
- a CDS encoding metal ABC transporter ATP-binding protein gives MTTVVDVEDVTFSYGETVAVEDISLSVESGDFLGMIGPNGSGKTTLLHLMIGLAEPDSGSIRLFGEPAAEFEEGERLGYVAQRSTDRGGAMPVTIRETVLMGRFAHVGHSRLSDEDHAIVDDALRTVDIADLAHRPISAVSGGQRQRAFIARALASESDLLALDEPTVGVDADSRTEFYDLLDHLNEQGITIILIEHDVDVLTKHVNKVACINRELYHHGDTVSFIESDALSEAYGKSTGVLDHNHP, from the coding sequence ATGACGACGGTCGTCGACGTGGAGGACGTGACGTTCTCCTATGGGGAGACTGTGGCAGTCGAAGACATATCGCTGTCAGTCGAGTCTGGGGACTTCCTCGGGATGATCGGCCCGAACGGCTCGGGCAAAACGACTCTGCTTCACCTGATGATCGGCCTCGCAGAGCCCGACAGTGGAAGTATTAGACTCTTTGGCGAACCGGCGGCCGAATTCGAGGAGGGCGAACGCCTCGGCTACGTCGCCCAGCGCTCGACCGACCGCGGCGGTGCGATGCCGGTGACGATCCGGGAAACCGTGCTGATGGGGCGGTTCGCCCACGTCGGGCACTCCCGACTGAGCGACGAAGACCACGCAATCGTGGACGACGCTCTTCGGACGGTCGATATCGCCGACCTCGCACACCGTCCGATCAGCGCGGTCTCCGGCGGCCAGCGCCAGCGTGCCTTTATTGCTCGTGCGCTGGCTTCCGAGTCCGATCTGCTCGCACTCGACGAGCCCACCGTCGGCGTCGACGCCGACTCGCGAACTGAGTTCTACGACCTGCTCGACCATCTCAACGAGCAGGGGATCACCATCATCCTGATCGAGCACGACGTCGACGTCCTGACGAAACACGTCAACAAGGTGGCCTGTATCAACCGTGAGCTGTACCATCACGGCGATACGGTGTCGTTCATCGAGAGCGATGCCCTCTCGGAAGCGTACGGAAAATCGACCGGCGTCCTCGATCACAACCACCCATGA
- a CDS encoding metal ABC transporter substrate-binding protein yields MQQTRRSVLKAGAGAAAFGTLAGCLDSPLGGEEGNGGYASFFALWDWAEQISGDELSFENPVETGSMGHGWSPDGDLAREIAATNMFLYFDTPEFSWAQDVAAELERDYEDVRVVDAMLGLEPFLIGFDDDPIPEPDYGREFPPESLRLNEYDIIDLRSDQRLGYWHDNHWHGGVPDLELGDSVPFGVVIEDDEGYVLPLGEDEEYQLDARIADGEDETPVRIESHGDHVEFHGEELGQTAVVIELWGDDELVHDTESDPSTVEVIEEYEGDGADDFHDPHVWADPVLAQRVVDTIADELAELDPDNADLYEENAAAYNDRLAEVDQQFEELTENADRNVAVFAGHDSFQYVERRYDFELVTPTGVSPDASVSSNEIGDLLELIDAEGIDTVLYDPFEVSDPGEEYPQMVETIFENSDVEDAEPLTPAEGTTAEWSENGWGWVEQMEEINLPSLRAALDA; encoded by the coding sequence ATGCAACAGACACGACGCTCCGTTCTCAAAGCTGGTGCCGGAGCTGCTGCTTTCGGCACTCTGGCTGGCTGCCTCGATAGCCCGCTCGGCGGGGAAGAGGGTAACGGGGGATACGCGAGCTTCTTCGCGCTGTGGGACTGGGCCGAACAAATAAGCGGTGACGAACTCTCCTTCGAGAACCCCGTCGAAACCGGATCGATGGGCCACGGATGGAGTCCCGACGGCGATCTGGCGCGGGAGATCGCGGCGACGAACATGTTTCTGTACTTCGACACCCCCGAGTTCTCGTGGGCACAGGACGTCGCCGCCGAACTCGAACGCGACTACGAGGATGTCCGGGTCGTCGACGCGATGCTGGGGCTCGAACCGTTCCTGATCGGCTTCGACGACGACCCGATACCAGAGCCGGATTACGGCCGGGAGTTCCCGCCCGAGAGCCTCCGCCTCAACGAGTACGATATCATCGACCTTCGATCTGACCAGCGGCTGGGCTACTGGCACGACAACCACTGGCACGGTGGTGTGCCTGACCTCGAACTCGGTGACAGCGTTCCGTTCGGCGTCGTAATCGAGGACGACGAGGGCTACGTCCTGCCGCTCGGCGAGGACGAGGAATACCAGCTCGACGCCCGGATCGCCGACGGCGAAGACGAGACCCCCGTCCGCATCGAGTCACACGGCGATCACGTGGAGTTCCACGGCGAGGAGCTTGGACAAACAGCCGTCGTCATCGAGCTCTGGGGGGACGACGAACTCGTCCACGACACCGAGAGCGATCCGTCCACGGTCGAGGTCATTGAGGAGTACGAAGGCGACGGCGCGGACGACTTCCACGACCCGCACGTCTGGGCTGACCCGGTCCTCGCCCAGCGCGTCGTCGACACCATCGCGGACGAGCTCGCTGAGCTCGATCCCGATAACGCAGACCTGTACGAGGAAAACGCTGCGGCGTACAACGACCGCCTCGCCGAAGTCGATCAGCAGTTCGAGGAGCTGACCGAGAATGCTGACAGGAACGTCGCCGTCTTCGCCGGGCATGACTCGTTCCAGTACGTTGAACGGCGGTATGACTTCGAGCTGGTGACGCCGACCGGTGTTTCGCCGGATGCGTCCGTCTCGTCGAACGAAATCGGCGACCTCCTCGAACTGATCGATGCGGAAGGCATCGATACCGTACTCTACGATCCCTTCGAGGTGTCTGATCCCGGCGAGGAGTACCCCCAGATGGTCGAAACGATCTTCGAGAACAGCGATGTCGAGGACGCCGAGCCCCTGACGCCCGCGGAAGGCACCACTGCGGAGTGGTCCGAAAACGGCTGGGGTTGGGTCGAACAGATGGAAGAGATCAATCTGCCGTCGCTCCGGGCGGCACTCGACGCGTGA